DNA from Triticum aestivum cultivar Chinese Spring chromosome 7D, IWGSC CS RefSeq v2.1, whole genome shotgun sequence:
GTTTTAAGAATAGTGTTCATATATCAAAATAATGCTCACACCAATTGAAATTTGTTCACCTTTTTATCAAGAAAAGTTTGTTCATGTAATTCTAAGAAGTGTTCTATTCGCAAAAAAAATTCTAAGAAGTGTTCACATGCTTACTAATATTTTGTAATTAAAGAAATTCATGTGATTTAAAAATATTTATGTATTTCAAAAAGAATGTCGATGCATTTTCAAAAACAAATATACAATTTAAAAGTGAATGGGCGTATGAGAGATGGTGTATGTACTAGGTGCAGGCCGTGGCTCGGGAAGGGCATGTCCAGCTCGACGATATTAGGTTAGAATTGTTAGACATTCACTTGCGGCGATGTTGTTCAACGGAAAGTGTGTATGGGTTTAGCGTTTAGGTAGTGGCCGGGACCATCACCTTGGGATTGGCCACGTTCAGATACATTGCGATCAGGTGGACACCACGACCATGGTTGGCAGGAAAGAGGATAAGCGACAACACGGATGTGGCCAATGTTGAAATATAGAAGATGAACCTGCGGAGGGATCTTAAGTTGTGCTTATATTGTACTAGAAGTatgtgtttttattttcttttgttgcaACGTAGGGGGAGGTTACAAATCCCTCGACTCAGATGGAAAACCTTGGGAATACCAAATAATTGGCAGAGACACAGGCGTCCCGCCCGCGAGGGATGGCCTGGGACGGTCGATGGCAAGCAGagacacaaccccccccccccccccccccccgcgcacgcgCGCGCGAGGGACGGCTCGGGACGGTCGATGGCAGCTCTATCGGCGTCGGTCGAAGGGGGGACGACGGGACGGGTGCCGGCTTCCAGCGACCTGGAAGGCAGCTCCCCTGCTGGCTGGCTCATGGCCAACCGAAAAAGAAATATGGTGGAGGAAGGAGAAAGGAGGCGCTCGGGAGGCTCGGTGGTGGCCTCGATCCGATCCGATCTGGAATGAGAGCCTACGGGGAAGGTCTTGAAGCAGTGGCGACCGTTGAGGGGGGACTGGGAGTGCTGCGCACGGTGGTAGTTCCCCGCTGGACAGGGAAAAGGGGAGAGAAGGAAGAGAGAATCAAGAGTGTGGGGAGAAAAGGCATGGGGGGAGAGACGAGGATGAGGGCGGTTAAGAAGAAAGATAATATCGGAGGACAAACAACGATGCGTGTGGGGGTCAGACGACACTCGTCGTCCGTGCGAGAGGGCTCATGGAATCGTTGTCTACAGCCAGATGCAAATGCGATGGGCACACGAGCGGGCTGGACACGGGAGAGCACTCACCGAATAGGATTTTTTTACATCAATCACCGATCAAATAAAATTATTCTCCAATCGATAGACACGCTTCTTTACCCATCAAATTGCTTCATTGTACAGGAGCAGTAGGGATAAGGAACaacagggaggagagagagatgagagaggaGAGATACGGGAGAAGAAGGGGACcatggagagggaggaagggaaTGGAGAATGCATAGAGAAGGGCGGCGACGCGAGGTTATAGCGAACAGTTGGGCTCGCCGGCTGGAGCCGAGAGGAAGGCGGCGGAGATGGCATCACGGGGAAGAGCTCGGCCTCTCCTCGCTTGGGCGCATTACGAGCTGCCTTTTTATAGAAAGAatgtttttttatttcattttttaatGGAAAGCGACCTTTTATTGCAGTGCCACGGGCTGCCTATGATTCAGCCACATCCCTTTTTTTAGAAGATGATTCAGCCACATCCATTTTACTATTCTCTTTATTGGGTCATTGGCCAGCTTTCGATACCATAAAAAATTCTTTATTAATTAGAAGTATCATCTACTCCAAAAAAAGCGTACCACTTCGCAAATTTACATATGATCCCATCAATTTATATATGTCCCCAAATAGACAATCAACAAGCCTCTTCAAAATTAAAAAGACTAAGGGTGAGATATAGCAATAATCTGGCATATGTGTTGATATGGATACTCtctcaacttcacagtgaagcgaTGATGAGCTTAGAGGTTATGGCAGAAGAGCCAGTGCTTGAATGAACTAGACATATGCAAGTCGGTGATTGGATTGCTAAAATCTTGAACGTGTGATATTTTTTTTCGTTGCAACGCACGGCCCttttactagtatttataacctagataacttgcataagaattaacctaagataacttgcataagaattaacctaagataacttgtgggcttagattgcccggtgggcctagctaaaccggTCATAACAAGATACAACCCCAAGACCAGGTTTGGGGACCAGACCATTAGAGTTGAATTCAGTTATTTAATTTGTATCGGGTATACATCTTATAAATTCTTGTTGATATGGTGCTTCATGCAGCTCTTTTGGCGTACAAGACAGTGCCAGGAACCAAGAAACTGAAGAAGTTAGTACACATTACGTTGCAGTTCCTTGCCATGTTTTTGAGTCTAGTTGGCCTCTGGGCTGTCTGGAAGTTCCACGATGAAAAAGAAATTGACCACTTGTACACACTCCACTCCTGGTTGGGCCTTTCTTGCATCATCATCTTCAGCTTGCAGGTAGAGAAGAGATGGTATCTCATGTGCATTTATGATGTTTTCATTATTAAATTGTTTAGAGATAAAGAGGTCTTATATAATTTATTCTCCTCCTCTCATGGAATCTCCACAGTGGGCTGCTGGATTTTTGACCTTCTGGTACCCTGGAGGATCTAGAAGCGACAGAGCGTCCCTGCTCCCCTGGCATGTGTTCTTGGGTGTATTTCTCTATGTTCTTGCCATCGCCACAAGCGTGACTGGACTTCTGGAGAAGTCAATCTTCATGCAGAGTGCAAAAATGATCGGGCGCTTCTCCACAGAAGCGATGCTGATGAACTCACTGGGGATGATGCTGATACTACTAGGAGCTCTTGTTATTCTTGCTATTTTTAACCCTGGAGCTGGCAAGATCGACACGTACCGAGGTTCTTCAGAGTGAGAGGGAATGGAAGGGAAATGGGTGTGTTGTTCTTGGGCTGCAGCTAGTCATAAACTACACCTTTCTTGCTTCAACCTAGGAAATTTTATATGTATGTGTCATTGCCCtctgggctgttatttttttaatctGCAAATTGAACGATTAACCCTGTTCCTATTCATGTCATGGCCCGATTTTGTTCCCTGATATATATTCCCTTGGTTTACTTATCCCAGcatgccttgcttgattgatttaGAATCCATGTTCAGTCTGCCTTGCAGTAGTTTATCGTGCATATGGGTAGTTGAACATGGTTCTGATTCATTATGTTACGCTTCTTGAGATAATTGTAGACGTTATGTAGTATAAAGGCAACGGTGAGAAGCCACGATTATGGGGAtcgatgttttgttccactcgagTCACCCCTGGACTGGAGTTCTTTTTTATTTCAAAGTAagactagatgacccgttgcgtcCTTGCCGCAAAGACCAATTGCAGTCAAAAAGTTAGGTGAACTATTTGAAGTTTTTTTTGTCCCAACCATATGCAAAACTAGAGATACCCGCGCATTGTGGCGGGAATATGTCTCAACTATTTCAGTGAGAATTGGGTGTATGGAACATTAGTATTTAGACTAACAATATGTGAACTGAAACTAAAATAAACTTTATTGCATTTGATTATTCTATAGTTGTAGAATATTTCTTGATATGAGTAGCATGCATAGTGCATGTTGATATGGGTGTTTTCCCTTGCATGATGGCATGGCCAGGTGGCATagatgcatgttgagagaattgaaGTTATTGGAAATAGAACGAGTAACCATAATGCATGTTAATATAAGTGTTTTCTCATTGCCCTCTGGGCTGTTATTTGTTGGAATATGAGAAAGAACTAGTTGCAGTAGTCTCTCATTGTCTCCAGAGACGTCTCCCTGATCCAGATCCAGCACCGCCTCCTCTCCCTCTTGCCTTGCATACCTTTTGGTTTAACCGAGCCCTATAATATCCAGATCCTTGACCATTATCTTAGCAGTTGTTTAAGTTTAATGCTAACCCTGGTTATTTAGTGGCACGACATGTGGACCCCATTGACGGTAATCATTCAACAAATGTTTAACACATCACACTCGCGTAATGCGGTGGAGGCAAAATGCGAAAGCATTCAGAGAAAAACGTTGTCGATGCAACCAATTTCGTTGTTGGCTCCCCCATGACACCAATTtg
Protein-coding regions in this window:
- the LOC123163744 gene encoding transmembrane ascorbate ferrireductase 2, with the translated sequence MAAVPAVRFPLFGLVRLLGVTAAAVILVWAVHFRGGMALSAEKDKLLIFNVHPVLMLIGLVVLNAEALLAYKTVPGTKKLKKLVHITLQFLAMFLSLVGLWAVWKFHDEKEIDHLYTLHSWLGLSCIIIFSLQWAAGFLTFWYPGGSRSDRASLLPWHVFLGVFLYVLAIATSVTGLLEKSIFMQSAKMIGRFSTEAMLMNSLGMMLILLGALVILAIFNPGAGKIDTYRGSSE